The genomic segment AGCAGTCACGGGAAATTCTTACTCATGCGAGAAAACTTGGATTCAAGATCAGGATGCATGCGGATGAGATTGAACCGATTGGGGGAGCAGAATTAGCAGCAGAAGTTGGAGCTGTTTCAGCAGATCATCTCGGAGCAACTTCAGATGAGGGAATAAAAGCGATGCGAGATGCGGGAGTTATCGCAACACTTTTGCCGGGTACAATATTCAGTTTGGGAATGAAAAATTATGCTCGAGCAAGAGCTATGATCGATTCAGGTTTACCTGTTGCTCTGGCAACGGATTTTAATCCCGGAAGCTGCAATTGTGACAGTATGCAATTTATCATAACTTTAGCCTGTCTGCAAATGAAAATGACAGTTGCGGAAGCGATTACAGCAGCTACGATAAATGCTGCTTATTCATTAGAAATGGGTGACAAAACTGGAAGTCTCGAAGTTGGGAAAAAGGCTGATATTCTAATAATGGATATGCCTACTTATAAATATTTACCTTATCATTTTGGCTCGAATAATGTGGAGATTGTTATTAAAGACGGAGAGATCATTTGGGAGAAAAAATAAAACTTGCCAAATTTTTGAAATTTGGCAAGTTTTAAACTATTCAATCCTTTCCCAATATTGCGTTCTTCCTAACAAAGAAAATCCGATAAAACCTCTGACTTCTAATTTATTTCCATTATCGATCACTTTTATTTTGCATTTGTAAGTCTTTCCATTTTCAGGATCGAGGATTTTCCCACCTGACCAAATCTCTTTATTTCTCGATAAATCCCAGAGAATTGTCATTCCCAGTACAGGTTTATCTTTCTTCTCGCCTTTGCATTTATCACAAACCGGTTCCGGATTTTCGTCAGGTAAACGGAAAAGTTTGGTGATCTTTCCAAAAAGTTTTCCATTTTCTTCTCGGATCTCGACAAATGATTTTACTCTTCCGGTTTTATCATCGACAGTTTGCCAGCTACCGGTTGGGGAATCGTTTTCAGCAATAATAATATTTAGCGAAAAAATAATGATTAAAAGAGCAATTAATAATCTATAGTTCATTTTTCTATATTGGAGTTTTAAGAAATATTCGTTCCCAATCGGGGGATTGGGAACGATAGCAGAAAGTTTAAATTAACGAATTTTGTTAAGATTTTCTTTGATTGTCTCGATATATTTAGTCGGTCCGCCTTCCTGATATCCCAGTTGAGCGATTTGAGAACCTTCTTTATCGAGGAGTAAAATAGTTGGCAGACCTTTTATTCCGAATTTTTCCGCTATCTGCTGGTTGTAAGCTTTCAAACCTGCGGATTGTTCTTTTGTTCTGGGAAAATCAAAACGCAGCAGGACGAGATTTTTCTTTGCATACTCAATAAATTCTTTTTTGGAAAAGATCTCATCTCGAATTTTAAAACACCAGGTACACCAATCTGAACCAGTAAAGTTGACTAATATCGGTTTTCCATCTTTTTGTGCAATTTCTTTTGCTTTTTCTAAAAGCAGGAACCACTCTAAACCGGCATTATCAGTATAAGTATCGTTTTTGTGATCTTTGACAAAGGAGATCGATTCTTCGATGGTTTTGATAAAAGCAGCAGGACCACCCGGCTGATAACCGGCTTGGGAAAGAACTTCTCCTTCTGCATCTAAAACCAAAATAGTAGGAAATCCCCGTATCTTGTATTTTTCCATTAATGTTCGATTATAATTTTTAACAACCTCAGATTGAGGAATATTCCTGGGAAAATCAAGTTTTAGTAAAACTAAATTATCCTTAGCATAATTTAAAAATTCTTCTTTTGAGAAAATTTCGTCTCGGATTTTAAAACACCATTGGCACCAATCCGAACCGGTGAAATTCACTAAAATCGGAACATCCATTGCTTTAGCTTTTTCCTGGGCTTTTTCTAAATTCGTTAGCCAGATATTATCATCTTGCTCTTTAATATTAACTTTTTCACTGGAACAAGCAGATGAAAAAATGATAGTTAAGAGTAAGATCGCAAATAAGGTTTTTTTCATTATATTTCTTCTCCGTTCAATAAAATTTTAGTTTTTATATCAGAAGTTTTTCTGAGCATTTCCGAGACACCACAATATCTTGTTTCCGAAAGTTCGACTGCTCTTTTCAATTTGGAGATGGGAAGATTTTCACCCGAAAAAATAAAATAGATATTGATTTTATCGTAGATTTTTGGATGTTCGTCCGTAAGTTCGGCATCGACACTCACTTCTAATTTATAATTTTCGATTTTCATTTTTTTCAGGATGGAAACGACATCCATTCCTGTGCAACCGGCTAATCCGCTCAATACCAAACCTTTTGGTCTTGGTCCTTTATCGGTTCCGCCAACTTTATCATCCGCATCTATAAGGAAATGATGTCCGTTCAATTCAACATCGAAAACCATTCCATCAAGCCAGTTAGCTTTGGTGATGTTTTTCATAGGCTGGCAAGTTTTTCATCTAAAACCAGGTTATAAGCTTTTAGATATTCATGGATATTATCACAAATTTCATTAACTTTATCTTCCGGTAATTTTGTTATCAGAGATTTCTGAATTTCAACAAAATTGTCTAATGTTTTTCGTGATAATTCCTTTCCTTTTTCAGAGATTTCAGCAAGCCAGCTTCTTCTATCTCTTTTGGAAGGAAATCTTTTCACGAGTTTTTTCTTCACTAAAGTATCGATAATACGAGTTATCCTGCTGTGAGAGACTTTCATTTCTTTAGAAAGATCATTCATACAAACAGGTTTTTTTAATTTGTCGAGGTAATTTAACAGATTGCATTCCATTCTTCCTATTTTCATACATTGTCTTTGGATCATCTCTTTTCTTGAACAAAGCTCGTATAAAGCTGTGCTCAGTTCTACATACTTCTCAATCTTTTTTTCCATTTATTTACTCCTATTTTGTATTAAGTAATCTATCGATTTTGGATTTATCAAAACCGACAATCGGATAATTATTTATCCACATTTGGGGAACACCTTGCTGTCCTGTTTTTCTCACCATATCCTGAGCTGCTTTCATATCTCTCGATACATCAACATCTTTAAATCGAATTTTGTTTTGCTTAAGATAAGTTTTTAATTTTCTGCACCAGGAACAGGTTGGTGTGCTAAAGACAACCACATTTTTATGCACCATATTCTTCCTCCAATAAATTTTAATACTGTCAAACTTTAGGAAAGTATAATTTTATTTTTAGAGAGAACAACAATTATTTTAATTCTTTTAATAATTTTTTGATAACACCTTTTGATTTAAGACCCTCGGCTTCAGCAGCAAAGGATACTAAAACCCTGTGCTGAAGCACAATTTCAGCGATTTGGATAATATCGTCAATGGAGGGAGAAAGTCTGTTATCGAGAGCAGCTCTTGTTTTTGCAGCTAAAATTAGATATTGAGAAGCGCGTGGTCCCGCTCCCCAGGTAACCCACTTTTTAATGAATTCAGGTGAATCAGGATAATGAGGTCTGGTTGCACGAGCAAGTTTAACCGCAAAATCGAGAACATGTTCACTAACCGGAACTTGCCTGATCGCTTTCTGAATTTCAATTATTTCCGGAGCATTTAGAACTGGCTTAACTTTTCCCAGCAGATCCATTGTTGTTTTAGTAACAATTTCCTTCTCTTCTTCATAAGAAGGATAATCAATATAGATATTGAACATAAAACGATCTAATTGAGCTTCGGGTAAAGGATAAGTTCCTTCCTGCTCGATCGGATTCTGGGTGGCAAAAACGAGAAATGGTTGATCGAGTTCAAAGGTCTTATTTCCAGCAGTTACCTGGTATTCCTGCATTGCCTGAAGAAGCGCTGATTGGGTTTTGGGAGGTGTTCGATTTATTTCGTCTGCTAAAATAATATTGGCAAAAATAGGTCCTTTAATATATTCAAAATAGCGTTTTCCATCTGCTTTACTTTCCGCTAAAATATCTGTTCCCGTAATATCGGAAGGCATCAGGTCGGGTGTGAATTGAATACGACTGAATTTCATATTCAAAATATCAGACATGGTTGAGATTAATAAAGTTTTCGCTAATCCGGGAACACCTTCGAGAAGACAATGACCATTAGCAAACAAAGCGATCAAAAATTCTTCTATGATCCTGTCCTGCCCGATAATTACTTTACTGATCTCATTTAAGATCTTTTCTTTTGCTTCTGCTAAATTTTCCAATATTTCTATATTCTTACTGCTCATAATTTCCTCTACTCATTATTTTTTGCTTGGAAACCAAATCTCCAAATCGTATTTTTAAGGCAAGTAAAGAAATTCCTCCCACCACGAAAATCCAGATAGATGTTAATAAATGGGAGAAAATTACTGCTGCACTAGTCAGATTTTCGTTGATTCCGAGAGCAAAAGAAAAAATTAAAACCCACATAAATTGATTTGAACCGATTTGAGCAGGTGGAGTTGGCAGAATGTAAGTCAGGTTCATCAAAGTATATCCAAACAAGATTTCAGTATAACTTATGCTTGCTCCAAAAGATCTGAAAACTGCATATATGTAAACAGCTTCGGAAAATACTGCCAGGATGGTCAGGGAATAAATAAGGATAAAATCCAACTTGCGATTTTTCATAATTGCCATGCCATCCACAAAATTAGAAAAGAAATCTTCGAATTTTGCTCTGTATTTATGAGGAATAACTTTCAGGAAAAAATGCAATATTTTAATGGCTTTTTCACTATGTTTTACTGCAAAAAACAAAAAACTCAAAAATAATAGAAACACGAAAAAAAGCAGAAAAACAATGATGTACAAAGTCAGATTCAGTTTGATAGAAATGATCGGAATGAGAACCATAATCAAAATTATGGGAAAAAGATCGGTTATTTTATCGATGAAAATGGAAGGAAGACTTTGGGAAATCCTGACATTTTCTTTTGTTTTCAAAATCACGGATTTGGCAATTTCTCCAGCTCGCACCGGAATTATATAATTGATGAACAAACCACTCATAAAGATAGAAAAACTTTTGGAAATTTTCATTTTATTGATTGGATCGAGGATTATTTTCCAGCGTAAACTCCTGATAAAATAAGCGAGGATATAAAACAGGGAAAAGAAAAGAACAAGTTTCAGATCAAATTTGTGGAAATAACTGATAAATTCCTGC from the Candidatus Cloacimonadota bacterium genome contains:
- a CDS encoding DUF2147 domain-containing protein, which codes for MNYRLLIALLIIIFSLNIIIAENDSPTGSWQTVDDKTGRVKSFVEIREENGKLFGKITKLFRLPDENPEPVCDKCKGEKKDKPVLGMTILWDLSRNKEIWSGGKILDPENGKTYKCKIKVIDNGNKLEVRGFIGFSLLGRTQYWERIE
- a CDS encoding DUF255 domain-containing protein, which produces MKKTLFAILLLTIIFSSACSSEKVNIKEQDDNIWLTNLEKAQEKAKAMDVPILVNFTGSDWCQWCFKIRDEIFSKEEFLNYAKDNLVLLKLDFPRNIPQSEVVKNYNRTLMEKYKIRGFPTILVLDAEGEVLSQAGYQPGGPAAFIKTIEESISFVKDHKNDTYTDNAGLEWFLLLEKAKEIAQKDGKPILVNFTGSDWCTWCFKIRDEIFSKKEFIEYAKKNLVLLRFDFPRTKEQSAGLKAYNQQIAEKFGIKGLPTILLLDKEGSQIAQLGYQEGGPTKYIETIKENLNKIR
- a CDS encoding OsmC family peroxiredoxin, producing MKNITKANWLDGMVFDVELNGHHFLIDADDKVGGTDKGPRPKGLVLSGLAGCTGMDVVSILKKMKIENYKLEVSVDAELTDEHPKIYDKINIYFIFSGENLPISKLKRAVELSETRYCGVSEMLRKTSDIKTKILLNGEEI
- a CDS encoding MarR family transcriptional regulator, translated to MEKKIEKYVELSTALYELCSRKEMIQRQCMKIGRMECNLLNYLDKLKKPVCMNDLSKEMKVSHSRITRIIDTLVKKKLVKRFPSKRDRRSWLAEISEKGKELSRKTLDNFVEIQKSLITKLPEDKVNEICDNIHEYLKAYNLVLDEKLASL
- a CDS encoding NrdH-redoxin, coding for MHKNVVVFSTPTCSWCRKLKTYLKQNKIRFKDVDVSRDMKAAQDMVRKTGQQGVPQMWINNYPIVGFDKSKIDRLLNTK
- a CDS encoding MoxR family ATPase, with translation MSSKNIEILENLAEAKEKILNEISKVIIGQDRIIEEFLIALFANGHCLLEGVPGLAKTLLISTMSDILNMKFSRIQFTPDLMPSDITGTDILAESKADGKRYFEYIKGPIFANIILADEINRTPPKTQSALLQAMQEYQVTAGNKTFELDQPFLVFATQNPIEQEGTYPLPEAQLDRFMFNIYIDYPSYEEEKEIVTKTTMDLLGKVKPVLNAPEIIEIQKAIRQVPVSEHVLDFAVKLARATRPHYPDSPEFIKKWVTWGAGPRASQYLILAAKTRAALDNRLSPSIDDIIQIAEIVLQHRVLVSFAAEAEGLKSKGVIKKLLKELK
- a CDS encoding flippase-like domain-containing protein yields the protein MKNNHLNWISGIILGIIFLIAWIRIVDWQEFISYFHKFDLKLVLFFSLFYILAYFIRSLRWKIILDPINKMKISKSFSIFMSGLFINYIIPVRAGEIAKSVILKTKENVRISQSLPSIFIDKITDLFPIILIMVLIPIISIKLNLTLYIIVFLLFFVFLLFLSFLFFAVKHSEKAIKILHFFLKVIPHKYRAKFEDFFSNFVDGMAIMKNRKLDFILIYSLTILAVFSEAVYIYAVFRSFGASISYTEILFGYTLMNLTYILPTPPAQIGSNQFMWVLIFSFALGINENLTSAAVIFSHLLTSIWIFVVGGISLLALKIRFGDLVSKQKIMSRGNYEQ